One window of Bdellovibrionales bacterium genomic DNA carries:
- the fliD gene encoding flagellar filament capping protein FliD, whose amino-acid sequence MASGLPPNIVDQLMDAERIPVKNMEQTRVKNEDKLKLVTDLETKVNDIVKNLGELTNTKGFSDKKLTSGDPNIADGSLDPNFAVPGDYSLEVLQLAEKPSAISNGFPDKDKAQMGVGYIKFKTPEGTKEVYINGENSTLTGVADQINAANAGLRASVIEDRKDPENPYRLLVAGLDTGSDKQIEFPKIYMLDGDQDMYFDESRPAKNAKIKVDGFEIELPENKVADLFPGVTLDLKQAAPGKQVRINVKENYEVISGKIKSFVDAYNAVLGFIQQQHKLTAQNGSKTPTMGPLGGDGLLRTVESSLRSVIMNPMYANESPIKLINELGIEFNRNGTLDFKQDKFNKVLQSNPQGVAEFFRGDGFKTGFVVNVKNAVNNMVNSQFGPIGNRKKGMQDKIDQINKRIDNKERQLVQKEESLRKKFADLESKMSQLNQQMGSVQAMAQGAKG is encoded by the coding sequence ATGGCCTCAGGATTACCGCCGAACATCGTCGATCAGTTGATGGACGCTGAGCGTATTCCTGTGAAAAACATGGAGCAAACGAGAGTCAAAAACGAAGACAAGCTCAAGCTTGTGACAGACCTCGAAACCAAAGTGAACGACATCGTAAAAAATCTCGGTGAGCTGACGAATACCAAGGGGTTCTCTGATAAAAAACTCACGAGCGGTGACCCGAATATCGCTGATGGATCTTTGGATCCAAACTTCGCGGTTCCAGGCGATTATAGCTTAGAAGTTCTGCAGCTTGCAGAGAAGCCTTCGGCAATTTCCAACGGCTTTCCTGATAAAGACAAAGCTCAGATGGGTGTCGGTTACATCAAGTTCAAAACTCCTGAAGGCACCAAAGAAGTTTATATCAATGGTGAAAACTCGACCCTCACAGGCGTTGCGGATCAAATCAATGCTGCCAACGCTGGTTTGCGTGCTTCAGTCATTGAAGACCGCAAAGATCCTGAAAATCCCTATCGCCTTCTTGTGGCAGGTTTGGATACGGGGAGTGACAAACAAATCGAATTTCCGAAGATCTATATGCTCGACGGGGATCAGGATATGTACTTCGACGAATCTCGCCCGGCGAAGAACGCGAAAATCAAAGTTGATGGCTTTGAAATCGAATTGCCTGAAAACAAAGTGGCGGACCTCTTCCCGGGCGTGACTCTGGATTTGAAGCAAGCAGCTCCGGGCAAACAAGTACGTATTAACGTCAAAGAAAACTACGAAGTTATTAGCGGCAAGATCAAGAGCTTCGTGGATGCATATAATGCGGTTCTTGGCTTTATTCAGCAGCAGCACAAACTCACGGCACAGAACGGCAGTAAGACGCCGACAATGGGCCCGTTGGGCGGTGACGGTCTTTTGCGCACGGTAGAGAGCTCTCTCCGCAGTGTGATCATGAATCCAATGTATGCGAACGAAAGTCCGATCAAGCTCATCAACGAACTGGGTATCGAGTTTAATCGTAACGGTACTTTGGATTTCAAACAGGACAAGTTCAATAAGGTTTTGCAATCAAACCCGCAAGGCGTTGCCGAGTTCTTCCGCGGTGACGGGTTTAAGACGGGATTCGTGGTCAACGTAAAGAATGCCGTGAACAACATGGTGAATTCCCAGTTTGGTCCCATCGGGAACCGCAAAAAAGGGATGCAGGACAAGATTGATCAGATCAACAAGCGTATCGACAACAAAGAACGTCAGTTGGTGCAGAAGGAAGAAAGCTTAAGAAAAAAGTTTGCAGATTTAGAATCAAAAATGTCTCAGCTGAACCAGCAAATGGGCTCTGTCCAGGCGATGGCTCAAGGGGCAAAAGGTTAA
- the fliS gene encoding flagellar export chaperone FliS gives MKNAYQKYKTTSIQSASKEKLLLMLYEGAIRFVKQGIKAAEEKNIAERGYNIGKAFDIVMELNNTLDHKVGGEIAKNLEQLYMFLMEQFTKANISGSPEPLYASLKVLENLYDGWVQAVEKLKKEQEVKK, from the coding sequence ATGAAGAACGCCTATCAGAAGTACAAAACTACATCAATTCAAAGTGCGAGCAAAGAGAAGCTGTTGTTGATGCTTTATGAAGGAGCGATTCGCTTCGTCAAGCAAGGGATCAAAGCTGCTGAAGAAAAAAACATTGCCGAGCGTGGTTACAACATCGGTAAGGCCTTTGATATCGTCATGGAACTGAACAATACGCTGGACCACAAAGTTGGAGGCGAAATTGCGAAGAACCTCGAGCAGCTCTATATGTTTTTAATGGAGCAGTTCACGAAAGCCAATATCTCCGGTTCACCAGAACCTCTTTATGCAAGCCTCAAGGTTTTAGAAAACCTTTATGACGGCTGGGTACAGGCAGTGGAAAAACTTAAAAAAGAACAAGAAGTTAAGAAATAG
- a CDS encoding PAS domain-containing sensor histidine kinase: protein MNLAKTDAVKPLRSADPILWISKDPLPPEYRALSLIARVDWAEAQSAVQAERLLQAGRFSVILISADLGENVALDLVYVAKVHQVFSSRIIRSQDLNERVVREGINRGQVQRIIPQELDVQTFRGFLNSALEKHLQRSQQSQLLKESSQRNRELEILTSGLEQIVEERTLHIEISHTEESEKLSRERLLIRFIKELAGQSSFEDLLQVLRKELRKFHKLGDPILAYRVTGSKTSLMSFHGGQFSQSETALEIEFPDKYQPNHPEMAKHFANHYGRPFIKTLIFPLELKLIRQFAEGKAEAILCFESSLVDKELGFFLEYMNDRLGPLSMALDRVLLDNQLSSFSYRWEKTFDSMKDPIAIVDVDYEVIRANKKFSVIGHEKCHESFAGSKKICTGCPVAQALKEKTSESGQIKVGPRTYQVYSYPIASEDGGRSTTVVNQYVDITESRELYLKVLQSEKMGAIGKLAGHIAHELNNPLTGLRSLAQVLLHEAPKGEALHSDLVEIEKAAVRSQKIIKNLLEFSQNDTQPQALISVDEIVEKTLPMLKTALRLHRFQLHLDARQALVEVEPHLLQQVVFNLVNNACQAMKDPGTLTVTSGISGKNPRMVELRVSDTGPGIPQEIQNKIFEAFFTTKKEGLGTGLGLSMSKSIVERFGGDIHFETESGKGAVFCITLPIKEFAA from the coding sequence ATGAATCTAGCAAAGACTGACGCTGTAAAACCATTAAGAAGCGCCGATCCGATACTCTGGATCTCAAAGGATCCTTTGCCTCCAGAGTACCGGGCTTTATCGCTGATCGCGCGAGTGGATTGGGCTGAAGCTCAGTCCGCCGTTCAGGCTGAGCGTCTTTTGCAGGCCGGCCGTTTCTCTGTCATTCTGATTTCAGCCGATCTTGGCGAAAATGTGGCGCTTGATCTCGTTTACGTTGCCAAAGTTCATCAGGTTTTTTCAAGCCGGATCATTCGTTCGCAAGATCTTAACGAGCGTGTTGTACGCGAAGGAATTAATCGCGGCCAGGTTCAGCGAATTATTCCGCAGGAACTCGATGTTCAAACTTTCCGTGGCTTCCTGAACAGTGCCCTTGAGAAACATCTGCAGAGATCGCAGCAATCGCAGCTTCTCAAAGAATCTTCTCAAAGAAACCGTGAACTCGAAATTCTGACCAGCGGGCTGGAACAAATCGTTGAAGAACGAACTTTGCATATTGAGATCTCGCACACCGAAGAAAGCGAAAAACTGAGCCGCGAGCGCCTTTTGATCCGTTTTATCAAAGAACTCGCGGGACAGAGCTCTTTCGAGGATCTTTTGCAGGTTCTACGCAAAGAGCTTCGTAAGTTTCACAAATTAGGTGATCCGATTCTTGCTTATCGGGTGACCGGCTCAAAAACATCTCTGATGAGTTTTCATGGCGGCCAGTTTAGTCAGTCAGAGACAGCTCTTGAAATCGAATTCCCTGATAAGTATCAGCCGAACCATCCAGAGATGGCAAAACACTTTGCAAATCATTATGGACGGCCTTTTATTAAAACTTTGATTTTCCCTCTGGAGTTGAAGCTGATTCGTCAGTTCGCCGAGGGCAAGGCCGAAGCGATTTTGTGTTTTGAGAGTTCACTTGTCGACAAGGAACTGGGGTTTTTCCTCGAATACATGAATGACCGCCTCGGTCCTTTGAGCATGGCCTTGGATCGGGTCTTATTGGACAATCAGCTTTCAAGTTTCTCTTATCGCTGGGAAAAAACTTTCGATAGCATGAAAGATCCTATTGCTATCGTTGACGTCGACTATGAAGTCATTCGTGCCAATAAGAAGTTTTCGGTGATCGGTCACGAAAAATGCCACGAGAGTTTTGCCGGGAGTAAAAAAATCTGTACCGGCTGTCCTGTGGCCCAGGCGCTGAAGGAAAAAACTTCGGAAAGCGGGCAGATCAAAGTCGGTCCGCGCACGTATCAAGTCTATAGCTATCCTATTGCCAGCGAAGACGGTGGCCGCTCAACAACCGTGGTGAATCAGTATGTGGATATCACGGAGTCTCGTGAGCTTTACCTAAAAGTTCTTCAGAGTGAAAAAATGGGTGCCATTGGAAAGCTGGCCGGTCATATCGCGCATGAGCTGAATAATCCGCTGACGGGCCTTCGTTCTTTGGCGCAGGTTTTGTTGCACGAAGCTCCCAAGGGAGAGGCTTTGCATTCAGACCTCGTCGAAATTGAAAAGGCAGCGGTTCGTTCGCAAAAGATTATTAAAAACCTTCTTGAATTCTCGCAAAACGATACGCAGCCTCAGGCGCTTATTTCGGTCGATGAGATTGTTGAAAAAACTTTGCCGATGCTGAAAACCGCTTTGCGCTTGCATCGCTTTCAGTTGCATCTCGATGCTCGTCAGGCGCTGGTTGAAGTGGAGCCGCATCTTTTGCAGCAGGTGGTGTTTAATCTCGTGAATAACGCCTGCCAGGCGATGAAAGATCCGGGGACGTTGACCGTGACCTCGGGAATTTCCGGGAAGAATCCCCGCATGGTGGAGTTGCGCGTGTCAGACACCGGCCCAGGCATTCCCCAGGAAATTCAAAACAAAATATTCGAAGCTTTCTTTACAACCAAAAAAGAGGGATTGGGCACGGGCCTTGGTTTAAGTATGTCGAAGTCCATCGTTGAAAGATTCGGCGGCGACATCCACTTTGAAACCGAGTCAGGCAAAGGGGCCGTGTTCTGTATTACTTTGCCTATTAAAGAGTTCGCAGCATGA
- the rsmD gene encoding 16S rRNA (guanine(966)-N(2))-methyltransferase RsmD: MRIISGKYKGHPLVDFQASHIRPTTDRVKETLFNKLMFDIEGSRVVDLFSGTGNLGLESLSRGAREVIFVEKHPKSLEILRQNLAKLKVPSTDYKIVNMDVLAYLKSYQGETFDIIFADPPFTEKMAHAVMEHASQSAAFGPQTLMAIESERRERMEDLYGDLERYDRREFGDKILSFFSKKQDKESHE; the protein is encoded by the coding sequence ATGAGAATTATTTCCGGAAAGTACAAAGGTCATCCGCTTGTGGATTTTCAAGCAAGTCACATTCGTCCTACGACAGACCGTGTGAAAGAGACCCTGTTTAATAAACTCATGTTTGATATCGAGGGTTCACGCGTGGTGGATTTATTTTCGGGCACCGGCAATCTGGGGCTTGAGTCTTTATCTCGTGGCGCACGTGAAGTGATTTTTGTAGAAAAGCATCCGAAGTCGCTTGAAATTCTTCGTCAGAATCTAGCAAAGCTCAAGGTTCCAAGCACGGATTACAAAATCGTCAATATGGACGTTCTTGCCTATTTAAAGAGCTATCAAGGGGAGACCTTCGATATCATTTTTGCGGACCCTCCGTTTACTGAGAAAATGGCTCACGCAGTCATGGAACATGCGAGCCAAAGCGCTGCTTTTGGGCCGCAAACTTTGATGGCCATTGAATCTGAGCGCCGCGAAAGAATGGAAGACCTTTACGGCGATCTAGAGCGTTACGACCGCCGTGAGTTTGGCGACAAAATCCTATCTTTCTTCTCGAAAAAACAGGATAAAGAGAGCCATGAGTAA
- a CDS encoding glycosyltransferase family 9 protein, with protein sequence MRKMHPQGEIHLLVNKQFSQVEFLFAGLVDKFIYFDREAFQKSCGEKEYNILWGFKHLREFVEGVNQNSYDTVYNFTHNRLTAHLSGLISAQKRVGIYSQNGAFYGLTSPWIQFFNNYFGRREAAGFHYTELLAKALDIPLEQGAIQWRRPSGKKTVLIQPLTSDAKKNWDLQKYKNLLETLQQKTSYQVQVLGAPFEKERLLQHFSEENLLICDFQGAEAALKNAALLITGDTSIKHLAALHDLPILELALGSSQPLQVGAYSNNSVILQSRVSCGPCPHSEKCSQVSHRCGEQLPVTAAYEAARMLLNLDRPAWESYAQKYVELNVLKTEIRHLMGWTVQCLSVAQKNQFDEVIQAKTMIVEELNRRTESSKGVANEQRTRKLSVSGAEAS encoded by the coding sequence TTGCGTAAGATGCATCCTCAAGGCGAGATCCATTTGCTTGTGAACAAGCAATTCTCTCAGGTTGAGTTCCTCTTTGCGGGACTTGTCGATAAGTTTATTTATTTTGATCGCGAGGCTTTTCAAAAAAGCTGCGGCGAAAAGGAATACAATATTCTTTGGGGTTTTAAACACCTTCGCGAGTTCGTTGAAGGTGTGAACCAGAATTCTTACGACACGGTTTACAATTTTACTCATAACCGTCTCACAGCACACTTGTCAGGACTGATCTCGGCGCAAAAGCGCGTCGGTATCTACTCTCAGAACGGTGCCTTCTACGGGCTGACAAGTCCGTGGATTCAATTCTTTAATAATTACTTTGGCCGCCGGGAAGCCGCCGGTTTCCATTATACCGAGCTATTGGCAAAAGCTTTGGATATCCCGCTTGAGCAGGGTGCGATTCAATGGCGTCGTCCTTCCGGTAAAAAAACCGTGTTAATCCAGCCGCTGACCAGTGATGCGAAAAAGAACTGGGATCTGCAAAAGTACAAAAATCTTCTCGAAACTTTGCAGCAGAAAACGTCCTACCAAGTTCAGGTCCTCGGAGCGCCCTTTGAAAAAGAGCGGCTTTTGCAGCATTTTTCAGAGGAGAATTTACTGATTTGCGATTTTCAAGGAGCTGAAGCAGCCCTTAAAAATGCAGCCTTGCTGATCACTGGCGACACCAGCATCAAGCACTTGGCGGCGCTTCATGATCTACCGATTCTAGAGCTGGCGTTGGGAAGCAGTCAGCCGTTACAGGTGGGAGCGTACTCGAACAATTCAGTGATTTTACAGAGCCGGGTGAGCTGTGGCCCTTGTCCACATTCAGAAAAATGCTCTCAAGTGAGTCATCGTTGCGGTGAACAGTTGCCGGTGACCGCGGCTTATGAAGCCGCGCGAATGCTGTTAAACTTGGATCGCCCCGCGTGGGAAAGTTATGCGCAGAAATACGTAGAGCTGAATGTATTAAAGACGGAAATCCGTCATCTTATGGGATGGACCGTGCAATGCCTGTCGGTTGCCCAGAAAAATCAATTTGATGAAGTTATACAAGCGAAGACGATGATCGTCGAAGAACTGAATCGTCGTACAGAATCAAGTAAGGGAGTTGCAAATGAACAACGAACTCGAAAGCTATCTGTCAGTGGCGCTGAAGCGTCTTGA
- a CDS encoding glycosyltransferase family 9 protein, translated as MKILVIQLARLGDIYMSWPVLRALKRLHPNSDLHFLTRSKFAAATEGVRVVDRHIQMPTSNILEPMIQPAADVDGSLARLDHFIADLRNEEYDWVINLTFSPVSSYLVHAISNPNTRVTGYTRHADGFLNIPDEVSAYFYAQVGVHSQNRVHLTDIFISMLGYEYKEEDWLGPQLDGRDFGLPPSFVLVHIGASEAKKSLPPFKWARVLKNFFDHNLETPIVMIGAANERNLGEAIEAGVSRGRIINLIGQTHLRDIFHLLKNARLLVGCDSAPMHMASLTNTPCLNVSFDSVNFWETGPKATQSYIYKASFPEDVVSEELGLYMHQVLCGQSPAGLIQRSAGLASYQVPQEDPRELFTWNLIQALYLSGDFPIVDDLQFVQAIEKISEVNKIAQENIRAIPDKGLDVMGPLLDRADEVMAAVARMIPTVGPIIRWYQTEKLRIPPGTQESVASRSLEIHEKLQRILSVYMLEDSIKAHESSKD; from the coding sequence ATGAAAATTCTAGTCATTCAGCTCGCTAGGCTTGGCGACATTTATATGAGCTGGCCTGTTTTGCGGGCGCTCAAACGGTTGCATCCGAATTCGGATTTGCATTTTTTAACCCGTTCGAAGTTCGCGGCGGCCACTGAAGGCGTGCGCGTCGTTGATCGGCACATTCAGATGCCGACGTCGAATATTCTAGAGCCCATGATTCAACCGGCGGCTGATGTCGATGGCTCGCTGGCGCGTTTGGATCATTTCATCGCGGATCTTCGTAACGAAGAATACGACTGGGTGATTAATTTGACCTTCTCTCCGGTATCAAGTTACTTGGTGCACGCGATTTCGAATCCAAACACCCGAGTGACGGGATATACCCGCCATGCTGACGGTTTCCTGAATATTCCGGATGAAGTCAGCGCCTACTTCTACGCCCAAGTTGGTGTCCACAGTCAGAATCGTGTTCACTTGACGGATATTTTTATTTCCATGCTGGGTTATGAGTACAAAGAAGAAGACTGGCTCGGTCCTCAGCTGGACGGCCGTGATTTCGGCCTGCCGCCGAGTTTTGTGCTGGTTCACATCGGTGCCTCGGAAGCGAAGAAATCTCTGCCGCCATTTAAGTGGGCAAGAGTTCTAAAAAACTTCTTCGATCACAATTTGGAAACTCCGATTGTGATGATCGGTGCCGCGAATGAGAGAAATCTCGGTGAAGCGATTGAAGCGGGTGTCAGCCGTGGCCGCATCATCAATTTGATCGGTCAGACGCATCTTCGTGATATTTTCCATCTGCTTAAGAATGCGCGATTGTTGGTGGGTTGCGATAGTGCGCCGATGCATATGGCGAGCCTGACAAACACGCCATGTTTGAACGTTAGCTTTGATTCGGTCAACTTCTGGGAGACCGGCCCCAAGGCAACGCAAAGTTATATCTATAAAGCGAGCTTTCCCGAGGACGTGGTTTCAGAAGAACTCGGGTTGTACATGCACCAGGTATTGTGCGGGCAATCTCCGGCAGGCCTTATTCAAAGAAGCGCCGGACTTGCAAGCTATCAGGTTCCTCAAGAAGATCCCCGAGAACTCTTCACATGGAATCTGATTCAGGCACTTTACCTGAGTGGTGATTTCCCGATCGTGGATGATCTGCAGTTTGTTCAGGCCATCGAGAAGATTTCCGAGGTCAACAAGATCGCTCAGGAAAACATCCGCGCCATCCCAGACAAAGGTCTGGACGTGATGGGACCTTTGCTGGACCGTGCAGATGAAGTGATGGCGGCCGTGGCACGCATGATTCCGACGGTAGGACCGATCATAAGATGGTACCAGACGGAAAAGCTACGTATCCCACCTGGCACGCAAGAGAGCGTCGCTAGCCGCAGCTTGGAAATCCACGAAAAGCTGCAAAGAATCTTGAGCGTTTATATGCTTGAAGATAGCATTAAAGCTCATGAATCTAGCAAAGACTGA
- a CDS encoding flagellin FliC translates to MGIRISTNVAAINAQRTMANGQREIQKSMAQLASGSRITKSADDAAGLAISENLKSQGRSMVQAQRNANDGISMVQTAEGGLNEVSNILTRIRELGIQAASDTVGDRERGFTDKEVQQLKSEMQRISQTTRFGNTQLLNGSGNTFDFQVGINNNDSEDRIKYDSSMTNASIDELGVDGLDFTTKEGAQSALAKLDDAQFKVNGYRASLGAIQNRLQSTSDNLGVMYENISAANSRIRDTDVAAATSEMTRNSILLNANTSVLGQANSTPQLALKLLG, encoded by the coding sequence ATGGGAATCAGAATTTCGACGAACGTAGCAGCTATCAATGCGCAGAGAACAATGGCTAATGGCCAGCGCGAAATCCAAAAGAGCATGGCTCAATTGGCTTCAGGTTCTCGTATCACTAAATCTGCAGACGACGCAGCAGGTTTGGCAATCAGTGAAAATTTAAAATCTCAAGGCCGTAGTATGGTCCAAGCTCAACGCAATGCCAACGATGGTATCTCAATGGTACAAACTGCTGAGGGTGGTTTGAACGAAGTGAGCAACATCTTGACTCGTATCCGTGAGTTGGGCATCCAAGCAGCTTCCGACACAGTAGGTGATCGTGAGCGTGGTTTCACTGATAAAGAGGTTCAACAACTTAAATCAGAAATGCAACGTATCTCTCAAACAACTCGTTTCGGAAATACACAGCTTCTGAATGGTTCAGGTAATACATTCGATTTCCAAGTCGGTATCAACAATAACGACTCAGAAGATCGTATCAAGTATGATTCTTCTATGACAAATGCATCTATCGATGAGTTGGGCGTAGATGGTCTCGATTTCACAACTAAAGAAGGCGCACAATCAGCTTTGGCTAAATTGGATGACGCTCAATTTAAAGTGAACGGCTACCGCGCAAGTCTCGGTGCGATTCAAAATCGTTTGCAATCGACATCTGACAACTTGGGTGTAATGTATGAAAACATCTCTGCAGCAAACTCTCGTATCCGTGATACAGACGTTGCAGCAGCAACTTCAGAGATGACTAGAAATAGCATTCTCTTGAACGCGAACACAAGCGTACTTGGTCAAGCTAACTCGACTCCACAGCTTGCTTTGAAACTCTTGGGTTAA
- the coaD gene encoding pantetheine-phosphate adenylyltransferase → MSKIAVYPGSFDPITLGHVDIIQRISHLYEETVVLISQSPNKASLFTTQERKELIEKSLSHLKNVKVDIHEGLTTDYMKKIKSDVIVRGLRAVVDFEYEMTMANMNKMLAPSIETLLVFADPKYYFISSRGVKEVAQHGGALTGLVTDVVAEALAKKMKRSK, encoded by the coding sequence ATGAGTAAGATCGCTGTTTATCCAGGAAGTTTCGATCCAATCACCCTCGGCCACGTAGATATTATCCAAAGAATTTCGCATCTCTATGAAGAGACCGTGGTGCTGATTTCGCAATCTCCGAATAAAGCCTCACTCTTTACAACTCAAGAGCGCAAAGAGCTCATCGAAAAAAGCTTGTCGCATTTAAAAAATGTTAAAGTCGATATTCATGAAGGCCTGACCACGGACTACATGAAAAAAATCAAATCCGATGTCATCGTGCGGGGCCTGCGTGCGGTTGTGGATTTCGAGTATGAGATGACGATGGCCAATATGAACAAGATGCTGGCCCCGAGTATTGAAACGCTGCTCGTGTTCGCAGATCCCAAATATTATTTTATTTCTTCTCGTGGAGTGAAAGAAGTTGCCCAGCATGGCGGCGCTCTCACTGGTTTAGTCACAGACGTCGTTGCTGAGGCATTGGCGAAAAAAATGAAGAGGTCCAAATGA
- a CDS encoding tetratricopeptide repeat protein produces MLELHNLQKSSDLSAGPETHPEAVVETAAPAVAPTVYFDRAEAIRDFDRETEMEKPKASTEILDEKAALLVANARVLMKHREFALALNLLRSASNRQSKNTVILNLLAECLERTQRFDEALIVRSAAVKVACNFEQVHKLATLYYKLGKDEEAHGRYFEALSLLTEENEALFEIYKNIGNILVRQGDFEGAEEYYNKAYTLNPGCDTLLVNFGTLEVQRQDYDKSLYCFRQAVKANPKNDKAWVGLAMVHAQFGDHALAWANLETAVDINPSNRTAVLLLASWGVRDRREDQSIEVLQNYLGQVEFDEDMSLALINLYCSNSQISEAKLECERVLLWNPENQEVASLREKLKNIKRA; encoded by the coding sequence TTGCTTGAATTACACAACCTTCAAAAGTCCAGCGATCTTTCGGCTGGTCCTGAAACTCATCCAGAAGCTGTCGTAGAAACGGCCGCACCGGCGGTCGCACCCACGGTGTATTTTGACCGTGCCGAAGCCATCCGTGATTTCGATCGCGAAACCGAGATGGAAAAACCGAAGGCGAGTACTGAGATCTTGGATGAGAAAGCCGCACTTCTCGTAGCCAACGCTCGCGTCTTGATGAAACATCGTGAATTCGCTCTGGCGCTAAATCTTCTCCGTAGCGCCAGCAACCGTCAGTCTAAGAACACGGTGATTTTAAATCTGTTGGCAGAGTGTCTTGAGCGCACTCAACGTTTTGACGAAGCATTGATCGTGCGTAGTGCGGCGGTAAAAGTAGCGTGCAACTTTGAGCAAGTGCATAAGCTTGCGACACTTTACTACAAGCTGGGTAAAGATGAAGAAGCTCACGGCCGCTACTTCGAGGCGCTGTCTTTGTTGACGGAAGAAAATGAAGCACTTTTTGAAATCTATAAGAATATCGGCAACATTTTGGTTCGCCAAGGCGATTTTGAAGGCGCCGAGGAGTATTATAATAAGGCCTACACGTTGAATCCGGGCTGCGACACGCTTTTGGTCAACTTCGGTACACTTGAAGTTCAGCGTCAGGATTATGACAAGTCTTTGTACTGCTTCCGCCAAGCCGTAAAAGCAAATCCAAAAAATGACAAAGCATGGGTGGGCCTGGCAATGGTTCACGCGCAGTTCGGCGATCACGCTTTGGCGTGGGCAAATCTGGAGACTGCGGTGGATATCAATCCTAGTAATCGCACAGCTGTCTTGCTTTTGGCCAGCTGGGGCGTTCGCGATCGCCGCGAAGATCAAAGCATTGAAGTTCTACAAAATTACCTCGGCCAAGTTGAGTTTGATGAAGACATGTCTTTGGCACTCATCAATCTCTATTGCAGCAATAGTCAGATCTCTGAAGCCAAGCTTGAGTGTGAGCGTGTGCTTCTATGGAATCCTGAAAATCAAGAAGTCGCTTCTTTGCGCGAGAAACTTAAAAATATTAAGAGAGCATAA
- a CDS encoding response regulator, which yields MKILIVDDEPLVRRSLGRALKSHGHDILEAEDGLQGLQMWREQKPDLVFLDVLMPKMTGPQVLSEVGKQRSGKVILISAFSGEHNMETALQMGADLFIPKPFDDIFSIVAVAEKMAEGLQK from the coding sequence ATGAAGATCTTAATCGTCGATGATGAACCTCTTGTTCGCCGTTCACTGGGCCGCGCTTTGAAAAGCCATGGCCACGATATTCTTGAAGCCGAAGACGGTCTGCAGGGGCTGCAAATGTGGCGCGAACAGAAGCCGGACTTGGTCTTTTTGGATGTCCTTATGCCGAAAATGACGGGCCCCCAGGTGCTGTCCGAGGTCGGTAAGCAGAGATCTGGCAAAGTTATTCTGATTTCAGCGTTTTCTGGTGAGCATAATATGGAGACGGCCTTGCAAATGGGCGCGGATCTTTTTATACCAAAGCCGTTTGATGATATTTTTTCGATTGTTGCAGTCGCCGAGAAAATGGCTGAGGGTTTGCAGAAATGA